Proteins encoded by one window of Moorella humiferrea:
- a CDS encoding sigma-54 interaction domain-containing protein, with protein MAKKATQEKELPLCNIKHIDFDFSLLAKILDSCQDEIFITDSTGTTLYANKAFEKHYGVKVHEIIGKKAWQLAEKGLCSASPIPLVIAEKKEFTIEQETATGNKLIVTATPIFNEEGEIEYIVENCRDITELTSIKHNLEETRRLLEKYQQEIKMLRKKDLVIGDLLFHSKKMKILLNTLQRIAQTDSTILLLGETGTGKSVLARYIHSISGRKDGPFITINCATIPESLFESELFGYSTGAFTGACKGGKIGLIELAHGGTLFLDEIGEVPFTIQAKLLELIQNRHFLPVGSTTWKNIDVRIIAATNRDLNKLVNEKKFREDLYYRLKVFDIEIPPLRERPEDVLPLLNLFLDKYNAQYKVSHQFSRDTLDILLRYNWPGNIRELQHLVERLVVTVNEKIIQPKHLSANLHPAPNSLYNLTFNEKNSLDEILEKVEREIIIKAYKQFGSTYKVAKALNISQSKASRKIRKYISQTDKTASISD; from the coding sequence ATGGCTAAAAAGGCAACCCAAGAGAAAGAATTACCTCTTTGCAATATAAAACATATCGATTTTGATTTTTCTCTGTTAGCTAAAATCCTAGATAGCTGTCAAGACGAAATATTTATAACTGATAGCACCGGTACCACCCTTTACGCTAATAAAGCCTTTGAAAAACATTACGGGGTCAAGGTTCATGAAATCATCGGCAAGAAAGCTTGGCAATTAGCAGAAAAAGGACTATGTTCCGCTTCTCCTATACCCCTGGTAATAGCCGAGAAAAAGGAATTCACCATCGAGCAAGAAACAGCAACCGGTAATAAACTTATTGTAACAGCAACGCCTATATTTAACGAGGAAGGAGAAATTGAATATATAGTAGAAAATTGTCGTGACATCACAGAACTAACTTCAATTAAACATAATTTAGAAGAAACGCGGCGGCTGCTGGAAAAATATCAGCAAGAAATTAAAATGCTACGCAAAAAAGACCTGGTCATTGGCGATCTCTTATTTCACAGCAAAAAAATGAAAATTTTACTTAATACATTACAACGTATAGCTCAAACAGATTCTACTATCTTGCTTCTAGGCGAGACGGGAACGGGTAAAAGCGTTCTGGCTAGGTATATTCACAGCATAAGCGGGCGAAAAGACGGCCCATTTATTACTATCAATTGTGCCACTATACCCGAATCTTTGTTTGAATCTGAGCTTTTTGGGTACAGTACTGGAGCTTTTACTGGTGCATGTAAAGGCGGCAAGATAGGGCTTATAGAACTGGCCCACGGCGGGACCCTGTTTTTAGATGAGATTGGAGAAGTCCCCTTCACTATCCAGGCTAAACTCCTCGAACTTATTCAAAATCGTCATTTTCTTCCTGTTGGGAGTACTACCTGGAAAAATATAGATGTTAGAATTATCGCCGCCACTAATCGTGATTTAAATAAACTGGTAAATGAAAAGAAATTCCGTGAGGATCTTTATTACAGGTTAAAGGTGTTTGATATTGAAATCCCACCTTTAAGGGAAAGACCCGAAGATGTGCTTCCCCTCCTCAACCTCTTTTTAGATAAGTATAATGCGCAGTATAAGGTTTCTCACCAATTCTCTCGTGATACTCTGGATATTTTACTAAGATATAACTGGCCTGGGAATATAAGAGAACTACAGCACCTAGTCGAACGGCTGGTAGTTACTGTAAATGAAAAAATTATCCAGCCAAAGCATCTATCTGCTAACCTCCACCCAGCGCCAAATTCTCTATATAACCTTACATTCAATGAGAAAAATTCACTAGATGAGATTTTGGAAAAGGTTGAACGGGAAATAATAATTAAAGCTTACAAGCAATTTGGTAGCACTTATAAGGTGGCAAAAGCTCTAAATATATCCCAGAGTAAGGCAAGCAGGAAAATCCGCAAGTATATCTCGCAAACAGATAAGACCGCTTCTATTTCTGATTAA
- a CDS encoding aspartate aminotransferase family protein — translation MPQDNWLNKAELTKMHKEHLWLHLTNHKIFEQQEPQIMVKGKGCYVKDIDGNEYLDALSGGVWCVNVGYGREKIAKAVYEQLIELAYYAGTAATPPYIMLATKLASLTGLPKAFFSNSGSEANEKAFKMARQYFHKKYPGKNKYKIVYRYRDYHGTTFAAMSATGQPERRLGYEPLLEGFVEIPHALCYRCHFNKTYPSCDIDCARALEDLIKKETPEAIAAVIVEPITAGGGIIPPVAEYYQVLQEICKKYEILLIMDEVVNGFGRTGKMFGHQHYNVEPDMITMAKGIASSYIPLSATMASQEIFDEFVVDLSDKLGYFRDISTYGGCTAAFAAALENIKIIEEENLVENSAKMGEYLLGELKELESLPMVGEVRGKGLFAGIEIVSDKKTKEPASEDYVARIVAEVKKQGVLIGKMNRSIPSLNNVLTMAPPLIINKDEVNRIVTAIRNALEKVK, via the coding sequence ATGCCTCAGGATAATTGGCTGAACAAGGCTGAATTAACAAAAATGCATAAGGAACATTTATGGCTCCACCTTACAAATCATAAGATTTTTGAACAACAGGAGCCACAAATTATGGTAAAAGGGAAGGGATGTTATGTAAAAGATATTGATGGTAATGAATACCTGGATGCCTTATCAGGTGGGGTATGGTGTGTAAACGTTGGTTATGGCCGGGAGAAAATAGCAAAAGCAGTATATGAACAATTAATAGAGCTAGCGTACTATGCCGGCACTGCGGCTACGCCCCCGTATATTATGCTGGCTACAAAGCTTGCCTCATTAACTGGCTTGCCGAAAGCTTTCTTCTCCAACAGCGGTTCTGAGGCAAATGAAAAAGCATTTAAGATGGCCCGGCAGTATTTTCATAAAAAATATCCTGGCAAGAACAAGTATAAAATTGTTTATCGTTATCGTGATTATCATGGTACCACTTTTGCAGCCATGAGTGCTACCGGCCAACCCGAAAGAAGGCTGGGATATGAACCATTGCTTGAAGGCTTTGTGGAAATACCCCATGCTTTATGTTATCGTTGTCACTTTAACAAAACATATCCAAGCTGCGATATAGATTGCGCACGTGCCCTCGAAGATTTAATTAAGAAAGAAACTCCGGAGGCAATCGCTGCCGTTATAGTCGAACCCATTACGGCAGGTGGAGGTATTATACCACCGGTAGCTGAGTACTATCAAGTACTACAGGAGATATGCAAGAAATATGAAATACTCCTTATTATGGATGAAGTAGTGAACGGCTTTGGCCGTACGGGCAAGATGTTTGGGCATCAGCACTATAACGTAGAACCTGATATGATTACTATGGCCAAAGGCATAGCCAGTTCATATATACCGCTTTCTGCTACAATGGCTTCCCAAGAGATATTTGATGAATTTGTAGTAGATCTAAGTGATAAGCTGGGGTATTTCCGTGATATAAGCACATATGGCGGGTGCACTGCAGCGTTTGCAGCGGCATTAGAAAACATAAAGATTATAGAAGAAGAAAATCTGGTCGAGAACAGCGCCAAGATGGGTGAATACCTACTTGGAGAATTAAAGGAATTGGAAAGCCTACCCATGGTTGGTGAGGTCAGGGGTAAAGGTCTTTTTGCCGGCATTGAGATTGTAAGTGACAAGAAGACAAAAGAGCCGGCTTCTGAAGATTACGTAGCTCGGATAGTAGCAGAAGTCAAAAAACAGGGCGTTCTTATCGGTAAGATGAACAGAAGCATTCCTTCCCTCAATAATGTTCTTACCATGGCTCCGCCATTGATAATCAATAAAGATGAGGTTAACAGGATCGTTACAGCGATACGGAATGCATTAGAAAAAGTTAAATAA
- a CDS encoding ABC transporter ATP-binding protein gives MSEVANKKPKVVVKNLTKKFGELLVLNDISFSVYEGEFLCIVGPTGCGKTTFLNCLSKLYAPTKGNIYIDGEVADPKKHNISFVFQEPSCMPWRTVKQNVAYGMEIKKVPKEELEERLEKILELVGLTSCADLYPNQISASMEQRVAIARAFVVNPDILLMDEPYGQLDIKLRYYLEDELIRIWKELKSTVIFVTHNIEEAVYLAERILVLTNKPTTIKEEVIVDLPRPRDFRDPQFVAIRKRVTDLIKWW, from the coding sequence GTGAGTGAGGTTGCCAACAAAAAGCCAAAAGTTGTAGTAAAAAATTTAACAAAAAAATTCGGCGAGCTTCTTGTTTTAAATGATATTTCTTTTAGTGTTTATGAGGGAGAATTTCTTTGCATAGTAGGTCCTACTGGATGTGGCAAGACAACCTTTTTAAACTGCCTATCAAAATTATATGCGCCAACGAAAGGGAACATTTATATTGATGGTGAAGTGGCCGATCCCAAAAAGCACAATATTTCTTTCGTATTCCAGGAACCATCTTGTATGCCTTGGCGTACTGTTAAACAGAATGTTGCATATGGTATGGAGATAAAAAAAGTCCCAAAGGAAGAATTAGAAGAACGTTTGGAGAAGATTTTGGAACTGGTAGGCTTGACTAGTTGTGCTGACCTATATCCCAATCAGATATCCGCCAGTATGGAGCAGCGGGTTGCTATTGCCAGGGCTTTTGTAGTCAATCCTGATATCTTATTAATGGATGAACCCTACGGCCAGCTTGATATAAAGTTGCGTTATTATTTGGAAGACGAGCTTATCCGTATATGGAAGGAGCTAAAATCTACTGTTATTTTTGTAACCCATAATATTGAGGAAGCAGTCTACCTCGCTGAACGCATTCTTGTACTCACTAATAAACCCACGACTATCAAAGAGGAGGTGATAGTTGATCTTCCGCGCCCAAGGGACTTTAGAGACCCGCAATTTGTGGC
- the ald gene encoding alanine dehydrogenase yields MIIGVPKEIKDKEGRVSLTPAGCKMLVKMGHKVIVEAGAGNISGFSDAEYQAAGAIMEESPAKIFSEADLILKVKEPLPPEYSLLKEGQVLFTYLHLAADKELTEVLLKKKIVGIAYETVELKDGSLPLLKPMSEIAGKMSVQIGARLLEKPFGGKGVLLGGVPGVAPGVVVIVGAGVVGTSAAKIAVGLGAEVYVLDINAERLRYLDDIFGGRVKTLISNEYNLEYAISKADLLIGGVLVPGYKAPRIVTEEMIKKMAPGSVVIDVAIDQGGCIETVDRVTTHSNPTFEKFGVIHYSVANIPGSVPRTSTLALTSATLPYLLEIVNKGWERAIRENQYLAKGVNTFDGKLTNKGVAEAHDMPYYPLVL; encoded by the coding sequence ATGATAATTGGTGTTCCTAAAGAGATAAAAGATAAAGAAGGCAGAGTATCCCTTACACCGGCAGGTTGTAAGATGCTGGTCAAGATGGGTCATAAAGTTATAGTTGAAGCTGGAGCTGGTAACATTAGCGGTTTTTCTGACGCCGAATACCAAGCAGCAGGGGCAATAATGGAAGAAAGCCCAGCAAAGATTTTTTCAGAAGCGGATTTAATACTCAAAGTTAAAGAGCCACTTCCCCCCGAATACTCATTATTAAAAGAAGGACAGGTCCTTTTCACTTACCTCCACTTGGCGGCTGATAAAGAGCTTACCGAGGTTCTTTTAAAGAAAAAAATTGTCGGTATTGCTTATGAAACGGTAGAACTAAAGGATGGCAGCCTGCCGCTTTTAAAACCCATGAGTGAAATTGCAGGCAAGATGTCTGTCCAGATCGGGGCTAGGTTACTTGAAAAACCCTTTGGTGGCAAAGGCGTTCTCCTTGGTGGGGTACCAGGCGTTGCTCCGGGGGTAGTAGTTATAGTTGGGGCTGGAGTTGTAGGCACATCTGCGGCCAAGATAGCTGTGGGATTAGGGGCCGAAGTCTATGTACTAGATATCAATGCTGAGCGACTGCGCTATCTAGATGATATATTTGGTGGCCGGGTTAAGACCCTGATTTCAAATGAATATAATCTAGAATATGCAATAAGCAAGGCGGATTTATTGATAGGCGGGGTCCTGGTGCCAGGGTATAAAGCCCCTCGCATAGTAACTGAAGAAATGATCAAGAAGATGGCGCCTGGTTCTGTGGTAATAGATGTAGCCATTGACCAGGGCGGATGCATTGAAACAGTAGACCGGGTGACAACGCACAGCAATCCTACTTTTGAGAAGTTTGGTGTTATCCATTACAGCGTTGCAAATATTCCCGGTTCGGTACCACGGACGTCAACTCTAGCTTTAACCAGCGCAACTCTTCCGTACCTTTTAGAGATTGTGAACAAGGGTTGGGAGAGGGCAATAAGAGAAAATCAATACCTGGCCAAAGGCGTAAATACATTTGATGGCAAGCTTACAAATAAAGGTGTGGCGGAAGCTCACGATATGCCATATTACCCGTTAGTATTGTAA
- the xsc gene encoding sulfoacetaldehyde acetyltransferase has protein sequence MAKVKMSVSEAIVEQLLAEGVEYMAGIVGSAFMDLLDLLPAAGIKFIPVRDEHTAGHMMDAYGRITGKIGVCIGQNGPGITNLVTSVATANHAHTPMLVLGPSAGTPTVGWDGFQEVDQVPIFKPITKAAFRIPHPGRAADCIRTAIRIAYAERGVVYLDIPRDYFYGELEDEILPPQKYRSITPTVPDPESLNRAAAILAEAKKPVIISGRGVVDADAVEVVAKIAEYLTAPVAMSYLHNDAFPAKHELWVGPIGYMGSKAAMYAVKDADVILAIGCRLSVFGTLPQYDIEYFTGNQRIIQIDVNPKQIGRRHPVELGIVGDARIAAQEILARLMAKGERKPDEARLAEIRKLKADWEEEIKSLAMKEGNPINPRRALYEIANALPEDCIVTTDIGNVSSTANSYLKFNKARKHIACLTMGNTGFAYQAGLGAKLAAPECPVLAIVGDGAWGMSFYEVMTAVEQNLPVIACVFNNGCWGAEKKNQVDFYNNRFYGVDIKEPSWAELARVMGAKGIRIDKPEEIREALDEAFKSEQPVVLEFMVDGTQLAPPFRKDALALPKRYLPKYANLDYRNW, from the coding sequence ATGGCAAAAGTAAAAATGTCAGTTAGTGAGGCCATAGTAGAGCAGCTGTTAGCTGAAGGCGTAGAATATATGGCGGGTATTGTCGGGTCAGCTTTTATGGATTTACTCGACCTCTTGCCGGCGGCAGGGATCAAGTTTATCCCGGTACGTGATGAGCACACGGCGGGGCACATGATGGATGCTTACGGCAGGATAACCGGCAAAATCGGGGTGTGCATAGGACAAAACGGCCCTGGCATCACCAACCTCGTCACCAGCGTAGCGACCGCGAACCACGCGCATACTCCCATGTTAGTGCTTGGACCTTCTGCGGGAACACCCACTGTAGGATGGGACGGTTTCCAGGAGGTAGACCAGGTACCTATTTTTAAGCCCATTACCAAAGCTGCTTTCAGGATCCCTCACCCCGGACGGGCTGCAGATTGTATTCGTACGGCCATACGCATAGCATATGCCGAGCGAGGGGTTGTATATCTAGATATTCCCAGAGATTATTTTTACGGTGAATTAGAGGACGAAATCCTGCCACCACAAAAATATCGTTCGATAACACCTACAGTTCCTGACCCGGAAAGTTTAAACAGAGCTGCTGCTATCCTGGCAGAGGCTAAAAAACCAGTAATAATTTCAGGCCGGGGTGTAGTCGACGCTGACGCCGTAGAAGTGGTCGCTAAAATAGCCGAGTATTTGACCGCGCCGGTAGCCATGTCTTACCTGCATAACGACGCATTCCCGGCCAAACATGAATTATGGGTAGGCCCGATTGGTTACATGGGTTCCAAAGCTGCCATGTATGCAGTTAAAGATGCTGATGTAATCCTGGCGATTGGTTGTCGCCTGTCCGTTTTCGGAACTCTGCCTCAATACGATATAGAGTACTTTACTGGCAACCAGAGGATAATACAAATCGATGTCAACCCTAAACAGATCGGGCGCCGTCACCCGGTGGAACTGGGTATTGTGGGTGATGCTCGCATAGCTGCCCAAGAAATCCTTGCCAGGTTAATGGCTAAGGGAGAACGCAAGCCTGACGAGGCTCGCTTGGCAGAAATCCGTAAATTAAAAGCCGACTGGGAAGAGGAGATCAAATCTCTTGCAATGAAAGAAGGCAATCCTATTAACCCGCGTCGGGCCTTGTATGAAATAGCCAACGCCCTTCCCGAAGATTGTATAGTCACCACAGACATCGGCAATGTATCATCCACAGCCAACAGCTATTTAAAATTTAACAAAGCACGCAAGCATATCGCGTGCCTGACAATGGGCAATACCGGCTTTGCTTATCAAGCGGGATTGGGAGCCAAGCTTGCCGCGCCTGAGTGTCCAGTACTTGCCATTGTTGGTGATGGTGCCTGGGGCATGAGTTTTTATGAAGTCATGACGGCGGTAGAGCAGAACCTGCCCGTAATTGCCTGCGTATTCAACAACGGCTGCTGGGGTGCTGAGAAAAAGAACCAAGTTGATTTTTATAATAATCGTTTTTATGGTGTAGACATTAAAGAACCCAGCTGGGCCGAACTAGCCAGGGTAATGGGCGCCAAGGGGATAAGGATTGATAAGCCTGAGGAGATTAGGGAGGCTTTAGATGAGGCCTTTAAATCTGAACAACCGGTTGTATTGGAGTTTATGGTAGACGGAACACAGTTGGCTCCTCCTTTCAGGAAAGATGCGCTGGCTTTGCCAAAACGTTACCTTCCCAAATATGCCAATCTTGACTACCGTAACTGGTAA